CTAGATTAGCGGCAAGTGAATATTCATCGGCAATACAAGATAAACGCCGATTGTTTCGAATAAAAATAACGAGATGTTCACTAAGGGAGGATGCAATGAACCGATTTCCACGCAAGGAATCCGTCTATCGCTTGTCGGCCTCATGTCTAGCGCTGGCAATGATGACGCTGTCGTCTGGCGCTTTCGCTCAGCAAAACGGTGCCGCGTCCGATTGGACCGGCAATGAGATCATCGTCACTGCGACGAAACGCAACGAATCCATTCAGAACGTTCCCTTTTCCATCAACGCACAAACAGCCGAGGCGATGCAGCGCATGGGCGCCACCTCGATCGAGGACGTATCGCGCAGCGTTGCCGGCCTGACGGTCCAGAATCTCGGGCCGGGCCAGAGCCAGGTGTCCGTGCGTGGCGTATCGGCAGGCCAGGTTGTCCGCGACCAGCCGGGCGTCAAGGAACAGGTGGGCGTCTATCTCGACGAATCCGTCATTTCCATGTCCCTGTTCACGCCGGATTTCGACCTGTTCGACCTTGACCGCGTGGAAACGCTGCGCGGGCCGCAGGGCACGCTGTTCGGCTCCGGTTCCGAAGGCGGCACCGTACGCTACATCACCAAGCAGCCGAAGCTCGGCCAGACCGAAGGCACGGTGGAAGGCGGTGTCAACGTGCTGAAGGGCGGCGATGTCGGCTATTCGGGCAAGGGTGCGATCAACCTGCCGCTGGGCGACAACGCGGCGATCCGCGCGGTCGGCTATGGTGAACATTATGCCGGCTTCATCGATGCCATCGGCCCGGCGGCAGGCAAGAATATCAATGACGGCCGTCGCTATGGCGGGCGCCTCAGCCTGCTCTGGGAACCGGCCCCAGGTATCAAGCTGACCCCGCGCATCATCTATCAGGATATCAAGACCAACGGCTTCAACCGTGAGGACAGCTATCATCTCTATTATAATGAACTGATCAGCCCCTTCGATATTCTGCCCGAGCGCACCCAATATCTGAAACTGCGCGAAGAGTTTCGCGACAAGACCACGCTGGCCGACTTCACGGGGAGCGTCGATCTCGGTTCCGATATCACGCTGACGTCGATCACTACCTATATTCACCGCGACATTTTGGTCAGCCGCGACGCTTCGGCACTGACTGGCTCCGTGTCGGTGACGCCGTTCGTCACACAACTGGGCGTCAACCCCGCCATTGCCAATTTGCCGTCCAATCTGCGAGACACGACGAAACTCAAACAATGGACGCAGGAACTGCGGCTCGCCTCGACCGGCAGTGGCCCGTTCCAGTGGGTAATCGGCGGTTTCTACAGCCATGTCGATCGCGATTATAAACAGCGGCTGCCAACCCCCGGCTATGATGCCTTCATCGATGCGGCGCTCGGCGCCGGCAAATCTGCGGCCGCTGCCAATGGCTTCCCGCTTAATTCGCCCTATAATGCCGATATTCCCTATATCATCAAACAATATGCGGCCTTTGGCGAAGCGAGCTACAAGCTCGGCCAGTTCAAGCTGACCGCCGGCGGGCGCTATTACGACTTCAAGGAAGAACGCGACTTCAAGACCGGTGGCGTCTTCCCCAATGGCGACAACCGCGTGGGCGACAAGACCAGCTCAAATGGCTTCTCTCCGCGTTTCATCGCCAGCTTTGAAGCCAATCACGACCTGACCTTCAACGTCCAGGCGTCCAAGGGCTTCCGTCTGGGCGGCGTGAACGATCCGCTGAACCTGCCGCTCTGCTCGGGCGGCGCGACCGGGCCGGATGCAGCGACCTATGGCAACCGTCCGACCTTCGACGACGAAACGCTCTGGAACTATGAGGCCGGGGTCAAGGCATCCGGCGGCGGCGTGACCTTCAACGCGGCGGTGTTCCACAACGACATCAAGAACCTGCAGGTCACGGCCGATGCGGGCAGTTGCTCCTCGCGCGTCATCTTCAACGTGCCCAAGGCGCATACGACGGGCGTGGAAGCGGAACTCAGCACCCGCCTTTCCCCGAACCTCGATCTGTCGCTCAGCGGCAGCTATATCGACTCGAAGATCGACAGCAATGTCACCGACGCCAGCGGCGCGATTATCGCGGGCATCCGCAAGGGCAACCGCCTGCCCACCGTGCCGAAATTCCAGATGGCGGCGGCGGCGACCTACACGATGCAGATTGCGGCGGAAACCGACTGGTCCTTCACGGCGAGCTACCAGCATGTCGGCAACCGCTACACCCAGCTTGGCGATCAGGAAGCAGGTGCGGGCAGCTTCACCAATTCCATCTATTACAATCCGGCCACGGGCGCCTATGGCACGGGCGCTTTCAACTTCGGTTCCTATAAGCTCGGCGCCTATAATCTGGTCAACCTGTCGACGGGCGTGAACTGGGACAGCGGCCTGTCCATCACCCTGTATGTGAACAATCTGTTCGATGAAAATGCGCTCTATTCGCTGGACCGCGAGCGCGGTGGCAGGGGACGGCTTGGCTATAATATCGGCACGCCGCGCAAGATCGGCGTGACAGTCCGCAAGGACTTCTGAAGCATCGTCCGGAAAAGTGGGAAAGACGCCGGCAGCAAACCGCTTCCGGCGTCTTTCTTTTTGCCCGATACAGCCGGCCGTTCCCTCGCTATGGTCGGCCGATGATCGAGACCGGAAATGTCCTCGCGCAGGATATGCGCTTTATCGAAGGCGGTGCCTTCGCCATGGGTTCGGATCGCTTCTATCCAGAGGAAGCCCCGGTGCGGCAGGTCCGCGTGGACAGTTTCTGGATTGACGAAACGCCCGTGACCAACCGCCAGTTTGCGGAATTTGTCGACGCCACCGGCTACCGCACCTTTGCCGAGATCGCGCCTGATCCCAGGGATTATCCGGGCATGTCGCCCGAAATGGCGCGGGCCGGTTCGCTGCTGTTCCAGCGCACGGCCACTCCGGTCGATCTCAATGATTTCAGCCAATGGTGGCAATTCAGCTTCGGCACCGACTGGCGCCATCCGCATGGTCCCGACAGCAATCTGGACGCGTTGTGGGACCATCCGGTGGTCCATGTCGTGCTTCAGGATGCGGAAGCCTATGCCAAATGGGCGGGCAAGACGCTGCCGACCGAAGCGGAATGGGAATTCGCTGCGCGTGGCGGGTTGGACGGCGCGGACTATGCCTGGGGCGACGAACTGGCGCCCGGCGGAGCGATGCTCGCCAATTACTGGCAGGGCATGTTCCCCTACAGCAATTTGCTGGAGGACGGCTATGAACGGACGTCGCCGGTTCGCACCTATGCGCCCAATGGTTATGGCCTGTACGACATGATCGGCAATGTCTGGGAATGGACGACCGACTGGTATGCGCAGCCCAAGGTCGAGCGCAAGGCGAAGGGAAGCTGCTGCGTCCCCTCCAACCCGCGTGGCGGCACGAAGCGCGAGAGCCTCGATCCTGCCATGCCGCATGTGCCGATTGCCCGTAAGGTGCTGAAGGGCGGTTCCCATCTCTGCGCCCCCAGCTATTGCCAGCGCTATCGCCCCGCCGCCCGCCATCCGCAGGCGGTGGACAGTTCCACCAGCCATATCGGTTTCCGCTGCATCATCCGTGAACCGGGCCGCTGACTTTCAAACATAGGACGACTTCATGCTCAACATGCCCTGGGACCAGCCCGCCACCATGATCGACCTTGACGGCAAGGCGCCGATCATCGGCACGATCCGCGATTGCGCCCAGCATTTCGCGATCTTCAAGCCCCATGCGAAGGAACAGGCGCGCATATTGCTGACCCAGCCCGTCCATCGCGAAGGCCGCAAGACGCGTACCTGGATTCTCGAACCCTGGGAAATCGAAAAGCTGGTCGAACGGCTCCACGCCGAGGTGCATTGATCAGACGGACGTCGTGCTCCTGCCTTCGCAGGAGCACGACCCTCAGGCGGGCCCTCCCAATGCCTTGACCAGCGCAACGCTGGCCCGCATTCTCTGCGTTTCCACCGCCAGCAAGGCCCGTTGCGCGTCCAGCGCGTCGGTCTGCGCCGTCACCACCTCCAGATAGTCGGATGCTCCGTCGCGATAGCGGGTCAGCGCCAGTTCACTGGTCCGCCCCGCCGCGGTTGCAGCGCCCCGCTGGCTCACCGCCTGATCCGCCAGATGCCGGTTGGCCGCGATCGCATCCTCGACCTGCCGGAACGCGTCCAGTACCGTTTCCCGATAGCCCGCACTCAATTCCTCATATTCTGCGCGGGACATCTTCACTTCCGCCTTGCGCCGCCCGCCATCGAGGAGGGACAGCACCGCCAGGGCCGGACCCAGCCCCCAGAAGCTGCTGGGCTTGCTGAACAAATCACCATGGGTCGTCTGATATCCACCCGACAGCCCCAGAGTGAGCGTGGGGAAGAATGCCGCCTTGGCCACTCCGATCCGCGCATTGGCCGCGAACATGCGCCGTTCGGCCGCGGCAATATCCGGCCGCCGCTGCAACAGTTCCGAAGGCGCACCGGCGGTCAGTTCCGGCGCCAACAAAGGCTGCACGCGCGCAGGCACCGAAAAATCGGAAGCGACCGCGCCGACCAGCGCGGCAATCTCATGCTCGGTTGCCGCCCGTTCATTGGCGACGGCGGAAATCTGCGCCCGCGCATTGTCGAGCACCGTCTTCGCCCGGTTGACGTCGATTCCCGACGCGATGCCGCCATCATGCCGCGTGGTCGTCAACTGATAGGCCTTGCCGAACGCCTCCACCGTCTGCCGCAGCAACTCCGCCTCGGCATCCAGCCCGCGCAGCCGCGCATAGGCATCCGCCACCGCTGCCTGAAGGCTGAGCCGCGCCGATGCCAGATCGGTCTCGCTCGCATGGGCGTCCGCCCGCGCGGCCTTCACGCTGTTGCGGATGCGGCCCCACAGGTCCAGCTCGTAGTCCAGCGTCGCGCCCACGGAAAAATCATTATAGGTCGGTCCGATCCCATTGCCGCCGAGGCGATTGCCCGACAGCCGCTGACGGCTGGCATCCCCGCCGACACTGACCTGCGGAAAGAGATCCGCCGTCTCCACCCGCGCGGCTGCCCTCGCCTTGTCATACCGCGCCAGCGCCGCTGCCAACGTTGGGCTGGCCTGCTCCGCCCGCGCCTCCAGATCATTCAGCACCGGATCGCCAAAGGCTTCCCACCATTTGCCCCGCGACGCCTGATCCATCGGTGTCGCGGCGGTCCAGCCCTCGACCTCCTTGAAATTTTTCGGCACGGTGGTCGCAGGCGGCTGATAGGCCGGTGCCATGGAACAGCTCGTCAGTCCCACGAGCAACAGGGCCGCCGCCCTGCGATCAACGTCCATGGGCGGCACCCTTCGCGGCGCTTTGGATACGCACCCTGTCACCGCTGCGGATGGCGTCCGGCGGCGTGTCGATCACCCTGTCGGTCGGCAGCACACCGCCGGAAAGCTGCACGGCATTGCCTTGATCCTGCGCGATGATGACCGGCTTCACAGTCACGCGGCCGTCGCCACCGACCACCGCCACCGTCGGCCCGTCATTGCCATAAAGGATCGCACTGCCGGGCAGGGTCATGCCACTGCCTGACCCTGCCGCCACCTTGAGCCGCACCTGCGCGAAGGCGCCTGGTTTCAGCGCGCCGTCGCCATTATCCGCCTGCAACTGCACCAGCACTGCGCCCGACTGCGCATCGACCGCGCCCGAACTGCTGGTCAGCGTCGCGTTGAAGCTGCGACCCGGATATTCCGGCAGAGACAGCGTTGCCGCCATGCCCGGCCTGATCGCCGCCGAATAGCCCTGCGGCACGCGAACATAGATGCGCATCCGGTGGGTGTCGGATACGGTGAACAATGGCTGGGCCGCCGCGTTGCCAGCGACCACCAGCGCGCCGATCTGCGCTGATCGGCTGGTGACGACACCGCTGAACGGCGCCGACAGCCGGGTGAAGCCCTGCAAGGCCTGCAGACGCTTCACATTGGCGAGCGCTGCGTTGGACAGCGCCTTGCGCGCGGCAAGATCACCCGCCTTTTCATCGGCTTCCTGCCGCGACACGGCATCCTGCGCCAGCATGGAAGCCCAGCGCTTCGACGTCGTCGCGGACAGCCGCTCATTGGCGAGCGCGGTCTGATAATCCGCCTGTGCCTGCGCCAGTTGCTGGTCGACTTCCGGCGCGTCGAGGATGGCAAGCGGCTGGCCTGCCCTCACATGATCGCCGATATCCGCCAGCCAGCGCCGTACATAGCCATTCGTCCGGGCAAAGATCGCCGCGCTGTTATAGGCCTGCACATTGCCCGGCAGCGCCAGCGCGTCGCCTTCACCATTGGCCGCGGGCGTCACCACGGCCACGGTGGGGACAGAGGCATCTGCCGCAACATGTTTCAGTTCGTTGGTGGCATTGATCCGCGACGCCACGCCAATGCCGACGATTGCGACCGCGACGACCGCCGCGCCAATCCCGACGTGCTTCAGCGTGCGGCTGTCCGGTCCCTGTGCCTCGGGATTTTCGATGGGCGGATTATGCTCAGACATGGCTCGGCTGCATTTCCATGGAAGACGCCTTTTGCCCATGCTTGCGATGGACGAAGGCAAAGATGGTCGGAACGAAGAAAAGGGTGGCGATGGTCGCGCAGATCAACCCGCCGATGACCGCCCGGCCAAGCGGCGCATTCTGCTCGCCACCGTCGCCCAGGCCCAGCGCCATCGGCCCCATGCCGATGATCATGGCCAGCGCGGTCATCAGAACCGGGCGGAAACGGACCATGCCCGCCTCCAGCGCCGCCCTGCTGGCGTTGCCCAGTTCGGCCAGCTTCTCCCGCGCGAAGCTGACGACCAGGATGGAATTGGCGGTTGCCACCCCCATGCACATGATCGCCCCGGTGAGCGCGGGCACGGACAGCGTCGTGCCGGTGATGAACAGCATCCACACGATCCCCGCCAGTGCCGCCGGCAGAGCGGTGATGATGACGAACGGATCGACCCAGCTCTGGAAATTGACGACGATCAGCAGGTAAATCAGCACGATCGCCCCCGCCAGCCCCCAGCCCAGCCCCGAAAAGGCCGTGTTCATGGTCGCATATTGGCCGCGGATGGTGACGGTCGTGCCCTTGGGCAGGTGCTTTTCCAGCGATTTGATGGCGCGCTGGACGTCACCGGC
This window of the Sphingobium sp. EM0848 genome carries:
- a CDS encoding formylglycine-generating enzyme family protein; amino-acid sequence: MRFIEGGAFAMGSDRFYPEEAPVRQVRVDSFWIDETPVTNRQFAEFVDATGYRTFAEIAPDPRDYPGMSPEMARAGSLLFQRTATPVDLNDFSQWWQFSFGTDWRHPHGPDSNLDALWDHPVVHVVLQDAEAYAKWAGKTLPTEAEWEFAARGGLDGADYAWGDELAPGGAMLANYWQGMFPYSNLLEDGYERTSPVRTYAPNGYGLYDMIGNVWEWTTDWYAQPKVERKAKGSCCVPSNPRGGTKRESLDPAMPHVPIARKVLKGGSHLCAPSYCQRYRPAARHPQAVDSSTSHIGFRCIIREPGR
- a CDS encoding efflux transporter outer membrane subunit encodes the protein MDVDRRAAALLLVGLTSCSMAPAYQPPATTVPKNFKEVEGWTAATPMDQASRGKWWEAFGDPVLNDLEARAEQASPTLAAALARYDKARAAARVETADLFPQVSVGGDASRQRLSGNRLGGNGIGPTYNDFSVGATLDYELDLWGRIRNSVKAARADAHASETDLASARLSLQAAVADAYARLRGLDAEAELLRQTVEAFGKAYQLTTTRHDGGIASGIDVNRAKTVLDNARAQISAVANERAATEHEIAALVGAVASDFSVPARVQPLLAPELTAGAPSELLQRRPDIAAAERRMFAANARIGVAKAAFFPTLTLGLSGGYQTTHGDLFSKPSSFWGLGPALAVLSLLDGGRRKAEVKMSRAEYEELSAGYRETVLDAFRQVEDAIAANRHLADQAVSQRGAATAAGRTSELALTRYRDGASDYLEVVTAQTDALDAQRALLAVETQRMRASVALVKALGGPA
- a CDS encoding TonB-dependent receptor, producing MNRFPRKESVYRLSASCLALAMMTLSSGAFAQQNGAASDWTGNEIIVTATKRNESIQNVPFSINAQTAEAMQRMGATSIEDVSRSVAGLTVQNLGPGQSQVSVRGVSAGQVVRDQPGVKEQVGVYLDESVISMSLFTPDFDLFDLDRVETLRGPQGTLFGSGSEGGTVRYITKQPKLGQTEGTVEGGVNVLKGGDVGYSGKGAINLPLGDNAAIRAVGYGEHYAGFIDAIGPAAGKNINDGRRYGGRLSLLWEPAPGIKLTPRIIYQDIKTNGFNREDSYHLYYNELISPFDILPERTQYLKLREEFRDKTTLADFTGSVDLGSDITLTSITTYIHRDILVSRDASALTGSVSVTPFVTQLGVNPAIANLPSNLRDTTKLKQWTQELRLASTGSGPFQWVIGGFYSHVDRDYKQRLPTPGYDAFIDAALGAGKSAAAANGFPLNSPYNADIPYIIKQYAAFGEASYKLGQFKLTAGGRYYDFKEERDFKTGGVFPNGDNRVGDKTSSNGFSPRFIASFEANHDLTFNVQASKGFRLGGVNDPLNLPLCSGGATGPDAATYGNRPTFDDETLWNYEAGVKASGGGVTFNAAVFHNDIKNLQVTADAGSCSSRVIFNVPKAHTTGVEAELSTRLSPNLDLSLSGSYIDSKIDSNVTDASGAIIAGIRKGNRLPTVPKFQMAAAATYTMQIAAETDWSFTASYQHVGNRYTQLGDQEAGAGSFTNSIYYNPATGAYGTGAFNFGSYKLGAYNLVNLSTGVNWDSGLSITLYVNNLFDENALYSLDRERGGRGRLGYNIGTPRKIGVTVRKDF
- a CDS encoding efflux RND transporter periplasmic adaptor subunit, giving the protein MSEHNPPIENPEAQGPDSRTLKHVGIGAAVVAVAIVGIGVASRINATNELKHVAADASVPTVAVVTPAANGEGDALALPGNVQAYNSAAIFARTNGYVRRWLADIGDHVRAGQPLAILDAPEVDQQLAQAQADYQTALANERLSATTSKRWASMLAQDAVSRQEADEKAGDLAARKALSNAALANVKRLQALQGFTRLSAPFSGVVTSRSAQIGALVVAGNAAAQPLFTVSDTHRMRIYVRVPQGYSAAIRPGMAATLSLPEYPGRSFNATLTSSSGAVDAQSGAVLVQLQADNGDGALKPGAFAQVRLKVAAGSGSGMTLPGSAILYGNDGPTVAVVGGDGRVTVKPVIIAQDQGNAVQLSGGVLPTDRVIDTPPDAIRSGDRVRIQSAAKGAAHGR